In Haematobia irritans isolate KBUSLIRL chromosome 1, ASM5000362v1, whole genome shotgun sequence, a genomic segment contains:
- the AGO3 gene encoding argonaute 3, protein MAAKGRGNFLALLEQSVSTESSSEAPSTKDSGLGSRSPVSLGEYRRLGRGKLIDDLTSSCSNLSLGGRGRSNLKFLEDSQSLTGSSGGGGRGRAMFFQKLQQFETTTITTTSEEVEPEVTESQSHATTSEDKIEIKDEGSTFFKTVKSSHGSKGNPIKLACNYIRLHSDPGKGVYVYEVRFTPNVDSTSLRMKYLNEHRDKFGGVKTFDGVTLYLPILLPNKLTTFVSTNKMDNSEIEIRVMFKRKETLKNCIHLYNVLFDRVMKTLHYVRFDRKQFDPTSPKIIPQQKLEVWPGYVTAVDEYDDGLMLCCDVSHRLLCQKTVLDMLVEIHRSNPSCFQEAAKKSLLGSVVITRYNNRTYRIDDICFDKNPMSTFPTKDGDISYYDYYVKHHNISIRDKQQPLLISIKKQRQANNDQAEDIVFCLVPEICFLTGLRDDMRSDFRLMREIATFTRVSPNQRLQALEKFYTNINNSPEAKQILKDWGLSLKQSYEIVTGRQFEEEKIYFSQKVFGAGPNADFSKYATSNDLLDVVHLHTWVLLHCKNDGKTAQSFLDHVEKCTRAFGMKVQKPKVVVLPSDRVDAFVNALRENIKKETQIVVCISPTNREDRYNAIKKICCAEMPVPSQVVNSRTLANDAKNRSIVQKIMLQMNCKLGGSLWSVKIPFRSVMICGIDSYHDPAQKGNSVAAFVGSLNDSYTKWFSKAVMQTKREEIVGGLCSSFIAALKAYQIENQRFPDSVIIYRDGVGDGQLSLCESYEIPQFEKASLDILKHPIKITFIVTQKRINTRYFSGNGSNINNPPPGTVIDTTITRANYYDFFLVSQAVRQGTVSPTHYVVLRDDSAYSPDILQRLSYKLCFMYYNWPGTIRIPACCQYAHKMAYLVGQNIKRAPADELSNMLFYL, encoded by the coding sequence atggccgCAAAAGGACGTGGAAATTTTCTGGCTCTGTTGGAACAATCTGTCTCAACGGAGTCTTCCAGTGAAGCCCCATCGACCAAAGATAGTGGCTTGGGTTCTCGATCGCCTGTTTCACTGGGAGAATATCGTCGTTTGGGCCGTGGTAAACTGATCGATGACTTAACATCCTCATGTTCAAATTTATCACTCGGTGGACGTGGCCGTAGTAATCTGAAATTTTTGGAGGATTCCCAATCACTAACGGGTTCATCTGGTGGAGGAGGGCGTGGAAGAGCaatgttttttcaaaaattacagcaATTCGAGACAACAACAATAACCACTACATCAGAAGAAGTAGAACCCGAAGTAACTGAAAGCCAAAGCCACGCTACCACCTCCGAAGATAAAATTGAAATCAAAGATGAGGGATCAACATTCTTTAAGACCGTCAAGTCCTCACATGGTAGCAAAGGCAATCCCATTAAGCTGGCTTGCAATTACATACGATTGCATTCCGATCCGGGTAAAGGTGTCTATGTGTACGAGGTACGTTTCACACCCAATGTTGATTCAACAAGTTTGCGCATGAAGTATTTGAATGAACATCGCGATAAATTCGGTGGCGTAAAAACCTTTGATGGAGTTACTTTGTATTTGCCCATCCTATTGCCTAATAAACTGACCACATTCGTCTCTACGAACAAGATGGACAATTCCGAAATAGAGATTCGTGTCATGTTCAAGAGAAAGGAAACACTCAAGAATTGTATCCACTTGTACAATGTGCTCTTTGATCGTGTAATGAAAACTCTCCATTATGTTCGATTTGATCGAAAACAATTCGATCCTACATCACCCAAGATCATTCCACAACAGAAGCTGGAGGTATGGCCTGGATATGTGACAGCCGTTGATGAGTACGATGATGGCCTTATGTTGTGTTGTGATGTTTCGCATAGATTGCTTTGCCAAAAGACTGTACTCGATATGTTGGTTGAGATTCATAGAAGCAATCCTTCCTGCTTTCAGGAAGCAGCCAAAAAGTCGCTTTTAGGAAGTGTGGTTATAACACGTTATAATAACCGCACTTACCGCATAGATGACATATGCTTTGATAAAAATCCCATGTCGACATTTCCCACCAAGGATGGTGACATTTCATACTATGACTACTACGTTAAGCATCACAATATTAGTATTCGGGATAAGCAACAGCCATTGCTAATAAGCATCAAGAAACAGAGGCAAGCCAATAATGATCAAGCTGAGGATATTGTCTTTTGCCTAGTACCTGAAATTTGTTTCCTCACTGGACTTCGAGACGACATGAGATCAGACTTTAGACTCATGCGAGAAATTGCAACTTTCACCAGAGTTTCCCCCAATCAACGCCTCCAGGCTTTGgaaaagttttatacaaatatcAATAACTCGCCTGAAGCTAAGCAAATTCTAAAGGACTGGGGCTTATCGTTGAAGCAGTCATATGAGATTGTTACTGGACGCCAATTCGAAGAagagaaaatttactttagtCAAAAGGTCTTCGGCGCAGGCCCAAATGCTGATTTTTCCAAATATGCCACCTCAAATGATCTACTCGATGTAGTGCATCTACACACATGGGTTTTGTTACATTGCAAGAATGATGGTAAAACAGCTCAATCCTTCTTGGACCATGTAGAGAAGTGTACACGTGCTTTTGGCATGAAAGTGCAAAAGCCGAAAGTAGTTGTTTTGCCTTCAGATCGAGTGGATGCCTTTGTCAATGCTTTACGAGAAAACATCAAGAAGGAGACCCAAATTGTTGTCTGCATATCACCCACAAATCGAGAAGATCGTTATAATGCCATCAAAAAGATATGTTGTGCCGAAATGCCTGTGCCGTCTCAAGTAGTCAATTCTCGTACATTAGCCAATGATGCCAAAAATCGTTCTATTGTACAGAAAATCATGCTGCAAATGAATTGTAAATTGGGTGGTTCCCTGTGGTCAGTGAAAATACCATTCCGCAGTGTTATGATTTGTGGCATTGATTCATATCATGATCCTGCCCAAAAAGGTAATTCGGTAGCTGCGTTTGTGGGATCTCTAAATGATTCCTATACGAAATGGTTCAGCAAAGCTGTGATGCAAACAAAGCGTGAGGAAATAGTTGGTGGCTTATGTTCATCATTCATAGCTGCCCTAAAGGCATACCAAATAGAAAACCAAAGATTTCCTGACAGTGTGATTATCTATAGAGACGGTGTGGGTGATGGTCAACTTTCATTGTGTGAAAGCTATGAAATACCCCAATTTGAAAAAGCCAGTCTAGATATTCTCAAACACCCAATCAAAATTACCTTTATTGTCACCCAGAAAAGGATCAACACACGTTATTTCTCGGGAAATGGTAGCAACATCAATAATCCACCACCTGGCACAGTTATTGATACAACAATTACCCGGGCCAACTACTATGACTTCTTCTTGGTCTCACAAGCTGTCCGTCAAGGTACGGTCTCACCTACTCACTATGTTGTTCTTCGAGATGATTCTGCATATAGCCCTGATATTCTACAACGATTGAGCTATAAACTCTGTTTTATGTATTACAACTGGCCAGGTACTATACGCATTCCAGCATGTTGTCAGTATGCTCATAAAATGGCATACCTTGTGGGTCAGAATATCAAGAGAGCTCCAGCGGATGAACTATCGAATATGTTATTCTACCTATAA